One Silene latifolia isolate original U9 population chromosome 4, ASM4854445v1, whole genome shotgun sequence DNA segment encodes these proteins:
- the LOC141652487 gene encoding H/ACA ribonucleoprotein complex subunit 3-like protein: protein MYLQFYINDNGDKVYTTKKESPNGLATQSAHPARFSPDDKFSRERVQLKKRFRLLPTQQPPKKY from the exons aTGTATCTACAGTTTTACATCAACGACAATGGCGACAAAGTTTACACTACCAAG aAGGAAAGTCCTAATGGTTTAGCTACACAATCAGCTCATCCAG CTCGCTTTTCCCCTGATGACAAGTTCTCAAGGGAAAGAGTCCAGTTGAAGAAGCGATTTAGGCTATTGCCGACCCAACAACCCCCTAAAAAGTACTGA
- the LOC141652488 gene encoding uncharacterized protein At1g03900: MAETPSPSFLVDEDEETFEHTLLVIREVSVFKIPPRSTSGGYKCGEWLQSDKIWSGRLRVVSCRTRAEIRLEDPVSGDLFAACIVAAGHRDQSVEPALDSSRYFVLKIEDGRGKHAFVGLGFGERNEAFDFNVALSDHEKHVLRESDRDSSGGSGNGGEDGQSIDIHPAVNHRLKEGETIRINVRHKPVGGTGMLSTGKSGGLSSTSNPKPLGLAPPPGSGKIRTPLPPPPNDPVATRITSGLKGSKESARHTTDPLSDFSQLERNLPSKAGTEATKSSAAGWAAF; this comes from the exons ATGGCGGAAACACCATCACCATCATTCCTTGTAGACGAAGACGAAGAAACCTTCGAACACACACTCCTCGTAATCCGCGAAGTCTCCGTCTTCAAAATTCCTCCACGATCAACTTCCGGAGGCTACAAATGCGGCGAATGGCTTCAATCCGATAAGATCTGGTCCGGTCGCCTACGCGTCGTTTCATGTCGCACACGCGCCGAAATCCGTCTCGAAGATCCGGTCTCCGGCGATCTCTTTGCCGCCTGTATTGTCGCCGCCGGTCACCGCGATCAGTCCGTTGAACCGGCGCTCGATTCTAGCCGTTATTTCGTGCTTAAGATCGAAGACGGACGTGGAAAACACGCGTTTGTAGGATTAGGTTTTGGTGAACGAAACGAAGCGTTTGATTTCAATGTCGCGCTTTCTGATCATGAGAAACATGTTTTGAGAGAAAGTGATAGGGATAGTAGTGGTGGTAGCGGTAATGGCGGTGAGGATGGACAGAGTATTGATATTCATCCTGCTGTTAATCATCGATTAAAA GAAGGTGAAACAATACGAATAAATGTGAGGCACAAACCAGTAGGTGGGACGGGTATGCTTTCAACTGGCAAGTCGGGTGGTCTTTCAAGTACCAGTAACCCAAAACCTCTTGGCCTGGCTCCACCTCCTGGATCTGGAAAGATTCGTACACCcttaccaccacctccaaatgACCCTGTTGCTACGAGGATTACCTCCGGTTTGAAAGGTTCAAAGGAAAGTGCAAGACATACTACCGATCCTCTGTCTGATTTTTCTCAACTTGAG CGGAATCTTCCTTCGAAAGCTGGAACAGAGGCGACAAAGAGCAGTGCAGCGGGATGGGCTGCCTTCTGA
- the LOC141652490 gene encoding protein CHROMATIN REMODELING 8 isoform X1 — translation MEEGEEDAILLNSLGVTSANPEDIERHILYKARENVESSLQGERRVTEEVCNDSAENQPSSSGQVELLQKLRALDVEIDAVASAVEQAKTVRSNDELDSEGGDGEKDDLEETTGSNKAIPKDNTLQHALAADRLRSLKKTRAELRKEISSACKDSKSGGVEDKILRYLVREESKLKSKPKDQKGKGKESKRQKKTVSYKEDDEFDAVLNAASGGFVETERDELVRKGLLTPFHKLKGFERSIQQPGTPGIQENLNATNDFASESVARVARSLAEAAQARPTTKLLGPTDLPNLDAPTHSFNRLKRPFKVSSTKEFDGEKSNDSERKRRPLAGKKWRKRIAKEDTLGVEPDNTADELRSETQDVMDEDGSEPASVTLEGGLNIPETMFNNLFDYQKVGVQWLWELHCQRAGGIIGDEMGLGKTIQVLSFLGSLHFSNMYTPSIVVCPVTLLRQWKREAQKWYPSFHVEILHDSAVDGTRKKKQSESDESDFESDELSDGDNERGITSKGTKKWDALINKVLKSDSGLLITTYEQLRILGEKLLDIEWGYAVLDEGHRIRNPNAEVTIVCKQLQTVHRIIMTGAPIQNKLSELWSLFDFVFPGKLGVLPVFEAEFAVPIQVGGYANASPLQVSTAYRCAVVLRDLIMPYLLRRMKADVNAQLPKKTEHVLFCSLTPEQRSTYRAFLASSEVEQIFDGSRNSLYGIDVMRKICNHPDLLEREHSSSNPDYGNLERSGKMKVVSQVLKTWKEQGHRVLLFAQTQQMLDILESFLIANEYSYRRMDGHTAVKHRMALIDEFNNSDDVFIFILTTKVGGLGTNLTGANRVIIFDPDWNPSTDMQARERAWRIGQKRDVTVYRLITRGTIEEKVYHRQIYKHFLTNKILKNPQQRRFFKARDLKDLFILTDEEHAGSTETSNIFGQLSEQVNVVGTEKDDQQNQNCSTSSAQLANGTIRDENNGLLQGSDDEERGNDETGKEKDDETNFLKNLFDAQGIHSAVNHDAIMDAHDEDKIRLDEQASQVAQRAAEALRQSRMLRSKESISIPTWTGKSGAAGAPSSVRQKFGSTVNSQLVNKSRVEPDTRKHGSHSLAAGAASGKALSSADLLARIRGNQATAVGDGLEHQFVLSSGPNNTARPNGSILGTSRASQNLGGVQPEVLVRQICTFIQQRGGSTSSATIVEHFKNRIPSNDLPLFKSLLKEIALLEKRPHGSFWVLKPEYQ, via the exons atggaagaaggagaagaggacgCAATTTTGCTCAATAGTTTGGGGGTTACTTCTGCAAATCCTGAAGATATTGAAAGACACATCTTATATAAG GCTAGGGAAAATGTCGAAAGTAGTTTGCAAGGTGAGAGGAGAGTGACAGAAGAAGTTTGCAATGATTCAGCGGAGAATCAACCTTCGTCTTCAGGCCAAGTAGAGCTGTTGCAGAAGTTAAGGGCGTTAGATGTGGAAATTGATGCAGTGGCATCCGCTGTTGAACAAGCAAAAACCGTGCGTAGCAATGATGAGCTTGATTCTGAGGGTGGTGATGGTGAGAAGGATGATTTGGAAGAGACCACGGGAAGTAATAAGGCTATTCCTAAGGATAATACCCTTCAGCATGCTTTGGCTGCTGATAGACTAAGGAGTCTTAAAAAGACGAGGGCTGAATTACGTAAAGAAATTTCGAGTGCGTGTAAAGATAGTAAAAGTGGCGGGGTCGAGGATAAGATATTGCGGTATCTGGTTAGGGAAGAATCGAAATTAAAGAGCAAACCCAAAGACcagaagggtaagggcaaagagtccaaaagGCAAAAGAAGACGGTTTCATACAAAGAGGATGATGAATTTGATGCTGTTCTTAATGCAGCATCTGGAGGGTTTGTTGAAACG GAAAGGGATGAGCTTGTACGGAAAGGACTTTTGACACCTTTTCATAAGCTAAAGGGCTTTGAACGTAGTATACAACAACCAGGAACGCCAGGCATACAGGAGAATTTGAATGCCACGAATGATTTTGCCTCTGAGAGCGTTGCTAGAGTGGCACGCTCTTTGGCAGAGGCTGCACAAGCCCGCCCAACTACAAAGCTTCTAGGACCTACAGATCTTCCAAATCTTGATGCACCGACTCATTCATTCAATAGACTAAAAAGACCGTTTAAGGTCTCTAGTACAAAAGAGTTTGATGGGGAGAAGAGTAATGATTCAGAGAGAAAAAGAAGACCTTTGGCTGGAAAGAAATGGAGGAAGCGTATTGCTAAAGAGGATACTTTGGGAGTTGAACCTG ATAACACAGCTGATGAGCTCAGGTCGGAAACACAAGATGTCATGGATGAAGATGGCAGCGAACCTGCTTCGGTGACACTTGAAGGTGGGCTGAATATTCCTGAAACCATGTTTAACAACCTCTTTGATTACCAAAAGGTTGGCGTCCAATGGTTATGGGAACTTCATTGCCAAAGAGCTGGAGGTATTATTGGTGATGAAATGGGTCTTGGGAAGACTATTCAGGTGCTATCATTTCTTGGGTCATTGCATTTTAGTAATATGTACACACCAAGCATAGTTGTCTGCCCTGTTACGTTGTTAAGGCAATGGAAGAGGGAAGCCCAAAAATGGTATCCCAGCTTTCACGTGGAGATTCTTCATGATTCTGCGGTGGATGGTACTAGGAAGAAAAAACAATCAGAATCCGATGAAAGTGATTTCGAAAGTGATGAGTTGTCCGATGGTGATAATGAAAGAGGTATAACTTCTAAAGGTACAAAGAAGTGGGATGCCTTGATAAACAAGGTTTTAAAATCAGACTCTGGGTTGCTTATTACAACATATGAGCAACTTCGTATACTTGGGGAGAAACTATTGGATATTGAATGGGGTTATGCAGTCCTTGATGAAGGTCATCGTATCAGGAACCCTAATGCAGAAGTCACTATTGTGTGCAAGCAGCTTCAGACAGTTCATCGTATCATAATGACTGGAGCTCCGATTCAGAACAAATTGTCCGAACTTTGGTCATTGTTTGACTTTGTCTTCCCTGGAAAGTTAGGCGTTCTGCCTGTATTTGAAGCAGAATTCGCAGTACCAATACAGGTTGGAGGCTATGCTAATGCTTCTCCCTTACAAGTATCCACGGCTTATAG GTGTGCAGTTGTTTTGCGTGATCTGATAATGCCTTACCTACTGCGACGTATGAAGGCCGATGTAAACGCACAGCTTCCAAAGAAGACGGAGCATGTTCTTTTCTGCAGTCTAACGCCTGAACAGCGCTCGACTTATAGAGCTTTTCTGGCTAGTTCGGAGGTTGAGCAGATTTTTGACGGTAGTAGAAACTCACTTTACGGTATTGATGTGATGCGCAAGATATGCAACCACCCGGACCTCCTGGAGAGAGAGCACTCTTCAAGTAATCCAGACTATGGTAATCTGGAACGGAGTGGTAAAATGAAAGTTGTGTCTCAAGTGTTGAAGACGTGGAAAGAGCAGGGTCACCGAGTACTGCTATTCGCACAAACTCAGCAAATGCTTGATATTCTAGAAAGCTTTCTTATTGCAAACGAGTATAGCTACAGGAGAATGGATGGTCACACTGCTGTTAAACATAGAATGGCACTGATTGATGAATTTAATAATTCGGATGATGTGTTTATCTTCATATTAACTACCAAAGTTGGGGGTTTGGGGACAAATCTAACTGGCGCAAATAGAGTTATCATTTTTGACCCGGATTGGAATCCCTCAACGGACATGCAG GCCAGGGAACGTGCTTGGCGTATTGGTCAAAAACGTGATGTAACGGTATACAGATTAATTACTCGTGGAACGATAGAGGAAAAAGTGTATCATAGACAGATCTACAAACATTTTTTAACCAATAAGATATTGAAGAATCCTCAGCAGCGAAGATTCTTTAAAGCCAGAGACTTGAAGGATTTGTTTATTCTCACCGATGAGGAACATGCTGGATCAACTGAAACTTCAAACATTTTTGGTCAATTATCTGAGCAAGTAAATGTTGTTGGCACTGAAAAAGATGACCAGCAAAACCAAAATTGCTCTACCTCATCTGCACAACTTGCAAATGGCACCATTCGGGATGAAAATAATGGTTTGCTGCAGGGTTCTGATGATGAAGAAAGAGGTAATGATGAAACTGGCAAAGAAAAGGATGATGAAACAAATTTCTTAAAGAATCTCTTTGATGCGCAAGGAATACAT AGTGCTGTAAACCATGATGCTATAATGGACGCACATGACGAGGACAAAATAAGGCTGGACGAGCAAGCTTCCCAAGTTGCCCAAAGGGCGGCTGAAGCCCTTCGCCAGTCGCGAATGCTTAGAAGCAAAGAGAGCATTTCCATCCCAACCTGGACTGGGAAGTCCGGGGCCGCTGGTGCTCCATCATCTGTCCGTCAGAAGTTTGGGTCAACTGTGAACTCACAATTGGTTAACAAATCCAGAGTAGAACCAGACACGCGAAAACATGGGTCACACAGTTTGGCAGCAGGAGCTGCTTCTGGTAAGGCTTTGTCATCAGCTGATTTACTGGCCCGAATTCGTGGGAATCAAGCCACAGCAGTTGGTGATGGGCTCGAACATCAGTTTGTCTTGTCTTCTGGCCCCAATAATACAGCAAGGCCCAATGGGTCCATTCTTGGGACTTCTAGGGCGTCTCAGAATCTCGGTGGAGTGCAGCCGGAAGTTTTGGTCCGTCAGATTTGCACGTTCATCCAACAGAGAGGCGGAAGCACTAGTTCAGCCACCATTGTCGAGCATTTCAAAAATAGAATCCCATCAAATGATTTACCTCTATTTAAAAGCCTCTTGAAAGAAATCGCTTTGTTAGAGAAACGTCCTCACGGTTCATTTTGGGTTCTAAAGCCTGAATATCAGTAG
- the LOC141652490 gene encoding protein CHROMATIN REMODELING 8 isoform X2 yields the protein MMNLMLFLMQHLEGLLKRDELVRKGLLTPFHKLKGFERSIQQPGTPGIQENLNATNDFASESVARVARSLAEAAQARPTTKLLGPTDLPNLDAPTHSFNRLKRPFKVSSTKEFDGEKSNDSERKRRPLAGKKWRKRIAKEDTLGVEPDNTADELRSETQDVMDEDGSEPASVTLEGGLNIPETMFNNLFDYQKVGVQWLWELHCQRAGGIIGDEMGLGKTIQVLSFLGSLHFSNMYTPSIVVCPVTLLRQWKREAQKWYPSFHVEILHDSAVDGTRKKKQSESDESDFESDELSDGDNERGITSKGTKKWDALINKVLKSDSGLLITTYEQLRILGEKLLDIEWGYAVLDEGHRIRNPNAEVTIVCKQLQTVHRIIMTGAPIQNKLSELWSLFDFVFPGKLGVLPVFEAEFAVPIQVGGYANASPLQVSTAYRCAVVLRDLIMPYLLRRMKADVNAQLPKKTEHVLFCSLTPEQRSTYRAFLASSEVEQIFDGSRNSLYGIDVMRKICNHPDLLEREHSSSNPDYGNLERSGKMKVVSQVLKTWKEQGHRVLLFAQTQQMLDILESFLIANEYSYRRMDGHTAVKHRMALIDEFNNSDDVFIFILTTKVGGLGTNLTGANRVIIFDPDWNPSTDMQARERAWRIGQKRDVTVYRLITRGTIEEKVYHRQIYKHFLTNKILKNPQQRRFFKARDLKDLFILTDEEHAGSTETSNIFGQLSEQVNVVGTEKDDQQNQNCSTSSAQLANGTIRDENNGLLQGSDDEERGNDETGKEKDDETNFLKNLFDAQGIHSAVNHDAIMDAHDEDKIRLDEQASQVAQRAAEALRQSRMLRSKESISIPTWTGKSGAAGAPSSVRQKFGSTVNSQLVNKSRVEPDTRKHGSHSLAAGAASGKALSSADLLARIRGNQATAVGDGLEHQFVLSSGPNNTARPNGSILGTSRASQNLGGVQPEVLVRQICTFIQQRGGSTSSATIVEHFKNRIPSNDLPLFKSLLKEIALLEKRPHGSFWVLKPEYQ from the exons ATGATGAATTTGATGCTGTTCTTAATGCAGCATCTGGAGGGTTTGTTGAAACG GGATGAGCTTGTACGGAAAGGACTTTTGACACCTTTTCATAAGCTAAAGGGCTTTGAACGTAGTATACAACAACCAGGAACGCCAGGCATACAGGAGAATTTGAATGCCACGAATGATTTTGCCTCTGAGAGCGTTGCTAGAGTGGCACGCTCTTTGGCAGAGGCTGCACAAGCCCGCCCAACTACAAAGCTTCTAGGACCTACAGATCTTCCAAATCTTGATGCACCGACTCATTCATTCAATAGACTAAAAAGACCGTTTAAGGTCTCTAGTACAAAAGAGTTTGATGGGGAGAAGAGTAATGATTCAGAGAGAAAAAGAAGACCTTTGGCTGGAAAGAAATGGAGGAAGCGTATTGCTAAAGAGGATACTTTGGGAGTTGAACCTG ATAACACAGCTGATGAGCTCAGGTCGGAAACACAAGATGTCATGGATGAAGATGGCAGCGAACCTGCTTCGGTGACACTTGAAGGTGGGCTGAATATTCCTGAAACCATGTTTAACAACCTCTTTGATTACCAAAAGGTTGGCGTCCAATGGTTATGGGAACTTCATTGCCAAAGAGCTGGAGGTATTATTGGTGATGAAATGGGTCTTGGGAAGACTATTCAGGTGCTATCATTTCTTGGGTCATTGCATTTTAGTAATATGTACACACCAAGCATAGTTGTCTGCCCTGTTACGTTGTTAAGGCAATGGAAGAGGGAAGCCCAAAAATGGTATCCCAGCTTTCACGTGGAGATTCTTCATGATTCTGCGGTGGATGGTACTAGGAAGAAAAAACAATCAGAATCCGATGAAAGTGATTTCGAAAGTGATGAGTTGTCCGATGGTGATAATGAAAGAGGTATAACTTCTAAAGGTACAAAGAAGTGGGATGCCTTGATAAACAAGGTTTTAAAATCAGACTCTGGGTTGCTTATTACAACATATGAGCAACTTCGTATACTTGGGGAGAAACTATTGGATATTGAATGGGGTTATGCAGTCCTTGATGAAGGTCATCGTATCAGGAACCCTAATGCAGAAGTCACTATTGTGTGCAAGCAGCTTCAGACAGTTCATCGTATCATAATGACTGGAGCTCCGATTCAGAACAAATTGTCCGAACTTTGGTCATTGTTTGACTTTGTCTTCCCTGGAAAGTTAGGCGTTCTGCCTGTATTTGAAGCAGAATTCGCAGTACCAATACAGGTTGGAGGCTATGCTAATGCTTCTCCCTTACAAGTATCCACGGCTTATAG GTGTGCAGTTGTTTTGCGTGATCTGATAATGCCTTACCTACTGCGACGTATGAAGGCCGATGTAAACGCACAGCTTCCAAAGAAGACGGAGCATGTTCTTTTCTGCAGTCTAACGCCTGAACAGCGCTCGACTTATAGAGCTTTTCTGGCTAGTTCGGAGGTTGAGCAGATTTTTGACGGTAGTAGAAACTCACTTTACGGTATTGATGTGATGCGCAAGATATGCAACCACCCGGACCTCCTGGAGAGAGAGCACTCTTCAAGTAATCCAGACTATGGTAATCTGGAACGGAGTGGTAAAATGAAAGTTGTGTCTCAAGTGTTGAAGACGTGGAAAGAGCAGGGTCACCGAGTACTGCTATTCGCACAAACTCAGCAAATGCTTGATATTCTAGAAAGCTTTCTTATTGCAAACGAGTATAGCTACAGGAGAATGGATGGTCACACTGCTGTTAAACATAGAATGGCACTGATTGATGAATTTAATAATTCGGATGATGTGTTTATCTTCATATTAACTACCAAAGTTGGGGGTTTGGGGACAAATCTAACTGGCGCAAATAGAGTTATCATTTTTGACCCGGATTGGAATCCCTCAACGGACATGCAG GCCAGGGAACGTGCTTGGCGTATTGGTCAAAAACGTGATGTAACGGTATACAGATTAATTACTCGTGGAACGATAGAGGAAAAAGTGTATCATAGACAGATCTACAAACATTTTTTAACCAATAAGATATTGAAGAATCCTCAGCAGCGAAGATTCTTTAAAGCCAGAGACTTGAAGGATTTGTTTATTCTCACCGATGAGGAACATGCTGGATCAACTGAAACTTCAAACATTTTTGGTCAATTATCTGAGCAAGTAAATGTTGTTGGCACTGAAAAAGATGACCAGCAAAACCAAAATTGCTCTACCTCATCTGCACAACTTGCAAATGGCACCATTCGGGATGAAAATAATGGTTTGCTGCAGGGTTCTGATGATGAAGAAAGAGGTAATGATGAAACTGGCAAAGAAAAGGATGATGAAACAAATTTCTTAAAGAATCTCTTTGATGCGCAAGGAATACAT AGTGCTGTAAACCATGATGCTATAATGGACGCACATGACGAGGACAAAATAAGGCTGGACGAGCAAGCTTCCCAAGTTGCCCAAAGGGCGGCTGAAGCCCTTCGCCAGTCGCGAATGCTTAGAAGCAAAGAGAGCATTTCCATCCCAACCTGGACTGGGAAGTCCGGGGCCGCTGGTGCTCCATCATCTGTCCGTCAGAAGTTTGGGTCAACTGTGAACTCACAATTGGTTAACAAATCCAGAGTAGAACCAGACACGCGAAAACATGGGTCACACAGTTTGGCAGCAGGAGCTGCTTCTGGTAAGGCTTTGTCATCAGCTGATTTACTGGCCCGAATTCGTGGGAATCAAGCCACAGCAGTTGGTGATGGGCTCGAACATCAGTTTGTCTTGTCTTCTGGCCCCAATAATACAGCAAGGCCCAATGGGTCCATTCTTGGGACTTCTAGGGCGTCTCAGAATCTCGGTGGAGTGCAGCCGGAAGTTTTGGTCCGTCAGATTTGCACGTTCATCCAACAGAGAGGCGGAAGCACTAGTTCAGCCACCATTGTCGAGCATTTCAAAAATAGAATCCCATCAAATGATTTACCTCTATTTAAAAGCCTCTTGAAAGAAATCGCTTTGTTAGAGAAACGTCCTCACGGTTCATTTTGGGTTCTAAAGCCTGAATATCAGTAG